In Porites lutea chromosome 9, jaPorLute2.1, whole genome shotgun sequence, a single window of DNA contains:
- the LOC140947329 gene encoding RNA-binding protein 26-like isoform X1 — MQIKSVEALKTWLTTRLESVCDADPAALAKYVVALVKKDKPVEELKEICIDQLEVFLSDETAKFVNELFEALTNSAYLPQTLIEPSPPPVPVPTSVLSPQPTPTTTTTQEKPRKTSLSEDVLTTRVLAEPDDDDRDFKRTRRTTESNDRSIGGGSSIVTTTGDRSRKRRADEERSRGDLVKIPREELSGVRRGDSEPRDDQAPKNRPDSAPFDNVTYPIPSSLHRDRGNRYGQDAQDLRMGMHPHEDSRGRHGSPTRDRRGGRMRNFHDRDRDRYRDDRLRRERRDDRERGMGRKSRCRDYDEKGFCMRGELCPFDHGNDPVVVQDMLPPGMLGFPASTGPPFLPDGQPIPTAALPGNAGPIPGNYPPPNSQPPPPGTSGTLPNDGPKSKGAQEGPDTTVPVSGPRPSAPAVMVPPRSQAPVMPPHAVHMMQQPMLRGQAPRPPFMNPFEDSYNPEQPQFDRTPVWMRLGNGRPPHPLPARGGFHPIMGLRSRELLPVTPNQTQLTVRVPGMSAPPPTVPTMPDRVVIHPDATNNTPVPPQEQPPQQQQPSSGVPQPGVAQAPSSVNHTAPVKNRLGFPRKFSDTLELKRIPRDLNNIAKLNEHFQRFGSITNIQVCAFGDPEAALVQFSHHSEAKAAHSCPDAVLGNRFIRVFWHNPDRQQNNKDGHSNQGATASSGNTEPVKAESTTTEDANKAPTEPKAKPTMFQSGKTTFSKTSKVSPVLVPTGPPMNKRQQELQKQEAIKKKLEIQKQKQELLNKQIKEQKLLISKLEKKNLSAAEKDMIVKTVKSLSSNIEALKKEVELAAMAAKSKESPSQARQIAQKAILDQELDLITHQNTGEDTTELKKKVEELKQEAKSLGLLDPPTKGRGRGVVRGRGRGTPVRSRPLPRTTRVWTRDSASLDHRPRRISVGEITTEQKEDITEHFKEFGIVDNEEYIDDKETLNLTFRTRKEAEIAFNKGKTFKGRALKVSWYRPPLTPTSPATAIPTTPTTPTVLKKVEEELGLDIDAELGKHEFDADADEALLLGEDFDEEDEEEDERSWKR; from the exons ATGCAGATTAAGAGCGTGGAAGCCTTGAAAACTTGGTTAACGACTCGTTTGGAGTCAGT TTGTGATGCTGATCCAGCTGCTTTAGCTAAATATGTTGTGGCTTTGGTAAAAAAGGACAAGCCCGTGGAAGAACTCAAGGAGATTTGCATTGACCAGTTAGAAGTATTCCTTTCTGATG AAACTGCCAAATTTGTAAATGAGTTGTTTGAAGCACTTACAAACTCTGCGTACCTACCTCAGACACTCATAGAACCAAGTCCTCCTCCAGTTCCTGTTCCTACCTCAGTACTTTCTCCGCAGCCAACACCTACAACTACGACAACACAGGAAAAACCACGGAAAACATCATTATCAGAAGATGTTTTAACAACAAGAGTACTGGCAGAA cctgatgatgatgatagagATTTCAAacgaacaagaagaacaacagAGAGTAATGATCGTAGCATTGGTGGAGGCAGTTCTATTGTGACAACCACTGGCGATAGATCTCGTAAACGAAGAGCAGATGAGGAAAGAAGCAGAGGTGACCTTGTAAAGATTCCAAGAGAGGAACTAAGTGGAGTAAGGAGAGGGGATTCGGAACCCAGAGATGATCAGGCACCTAAAAACAGGCCTGATTCTGCACCTTTTGACAATGTAACTTACCCCATTCCTAGTTCACTGCATCGTGACAGGGGTAACAGGTACGGTCAAGATGCTCAGGATTTACGAATGGGTATGCACCCTCATGAGGACTCTAGAGGCAGACATGGCAGCCCAACCAGGGATCGCAGAGGTGGAAGGATGCGCAACTTTCATGACCGAGACCGGGACCGATACAGAGATGACCGACTGCGACGTGAAAGAAGGGATGATAGGGAGAGGGGTATGGGGAGGAAGTCTCGTTGCCGTGACTATGatg AAAAAGGATTTTGTATGCGAGGGGAGCTGTGTCCTTTTGACCATGGTAATGATCCTGTGGTGGTACAAGATATGCTACCTCCAGGGATGTTAGGATTCCCTGCATCCACTGGGCCTCCTTTCCTTCCTGATGGCCAACCAATCCCCACGGCAGCACTACCAGGGAATGCTGGCCCTATCCCTGGGAATTATCCTCCTCCAAACTCCCAACCGCCACCCCCTGGGACATCAGGCACATTACCTAATGATGGTCCCAAATCCAAAGGTGCTCAGGAAGGTCCTGATACAACTGTACCTGTGAGTGGCCCAAGACCCTCAGCCCCAGCCGTCATGGTACCTCCACGCAGTCAAGCACCTGTTATGCCACCCCATGCTGTTCATATGATGCAGCAACCAATGCTACGGGGGCAGGCACCCCGCCCTCCATTTATGAATCCATTTGAAG aTTCCTACAATCCAGAGCAGCCACAGTTTGACCGCACCCCTGTGTGGATGAGGTTGGGTAATGGCCGTCCTCCTCATCCCCTTCCTGCCCGCGGAGGTTTTCATCCCATCATGGGTTTACGATCAAGAGAGCTATTGCCCGTcactcccaatcaaactcaacttACTGTTCGAG TCCCTGGTATGTCTGCCCCACCTCCAACAGTACCCACCATGCCTGACAGAGTAGTCATCCACCCAGATGCAACAAACAACACCCCTGTACCACCCCAAGAGCAACCACCGCAACAACAGCAGCCGTCCTCAGGTGTACCCCAGCCGGGTGTGGCACAAGCTCCCAGCTCTGTTAATCACACCGCCCCTGTCAAAAACAGACTTGGGTTTCCAAGAAAATTCAGTGATACATTAGAGTTGAAAAGGATTCCTCGTGACCTGAACAACATTGCCAAGTTGAATGAGCATTTTCAAAGATTTGGTTCTATCACTAATATTCAG GTCTGTGCATTTGGAGATCCTGAAGCTGCGTTGGTACAGTTTTCACATCACAGTGAAGCTAAAGCTGCTCACTCTTGTCCTGATGCTGTCCTTGGTAACCGGTTTATCCGAGTGTTCTGGCACAATCCTGACAGACAACAGAACAATAAG GATGGACATTCAAATCAAGGAGCCACAGCCAGTAGTGGTAATACAGAACCAGTCAAAGCTGAATCAACTACAACAGAGGATGCCAACAAG GCTCCTACAGAACCCAAAGCCAAACCAACTATGTTTCAAAGTGGGAAGACAACATTCTCAAAGACGTCAAAAGTTTCACCTGTCCTTGTACCAACTGGACCACCAATGAACAAGAGACAGCAAGAGCTTCAAAAGCAG gaggcaataaaaaagaaactggaaattcagaaacaaaaacaagaactaCTCAATAAACAGATCAAAGAACAGAAG CTTTTAATCTCCAAACTTGAAAAGAAGAATCTTAGTGCTGCAGAGAAAGATATGATAGTGAAG ACGGTAAAATCTCTAAGTTCAAACATTGAAGCACTGAAGAAGGAAGTTGAGTTAGCAGCTATGGCAGCAAAATCCAAAGAAAGTCCCTCACAGGCCAGACAGATT gcccAGAAAGCAATTCTTGACCAGGAGCTTGACCTGATAACACATCAGAATACTGGGGAAGACACAacagaactgaagaaaaaagttgaagaaCTAAAGCAAGAG GCAAAATCTCTTGGCTTGCTGGATCCACCCACAAAGGGACGAGGAAGAGGAGTTGTAAGAGGACGTGGCAGAGGAACACCAGTGAGAAGCAGACCACTTCCAAGAACAACACGGGTGTGGACAAGAGACAGTGCTTCATTGGACCATCGACCGAGGCGGATCAGTGTTGGAGAAATAACAACTGAACAGAAGGAAGATATTACAGAGCACTTTAAA GAATTCGGTATTGTTGACAATGAAGAATATATTGATGATAAGGAAACTCTCAACTTGACTTTTAGGACAAGAAAAGAAGCCGAAATT gcCTTCAATAAAGGCAAGACATTCAAAGGCAGAGCCTTGAAGGTGTCTTGGTATCGACCTCCATTGACGCCTACATCACCTGCAACAGCAATACCAACTACACCTACGACTCCTACAGTGCTCAAGAAAGTAGAGGAAGAGTTAGGACTGGATATTGATGCTGAACTG GGAAAACATGAATTTGATGCGGATGCAGACGAAGCTTTGCTTCTTGGAGAAGATTTTGATGAAGAggatgaagaagaagatgaaCGATCGTGGAAAAGATAG
- the LOC140947329 gene encoding RNA-binding protein 26-like isoform X3, whose amino-acid sequence MQIKSVEALKTWLTTRLESVCDADPAALAKYVVALVKKDKPVEELKEICIDQLEVFLSDETAKFVNELFEALTNSAYLPQTLIEPSPPPVPVPTSVLSPQPTPTTTTTQEKPRKTSLSEDVLTTRVLAEPDDDDRDFKRTRRTTESNDRSIGGGSSIVTTTGDRSRKRRADEERSRGDLVKIPREELSGVRRGDSEPRDDQAPKNRPDSAPFDNVTYPIPSSLHRDRGNRYGQDAQDLRMGMHPHEDSRGRHGSPTRDRRGGRMRNFHDRDRDRYRDDRLRRERRDDRERGMGRKSRCRDYDEKGFCMRGELCPFDHGNDPVVVQDMLPPGMLGFPASTGPPFLPDGQPIPTAALPGNAGPIPGNYPPPNSQPPPPGTSGTLPNDGPKSKGAQEGPDTTVPVSGPRPSAPAVMVPPRSQAPVMPPHAVHMMQQPMLRGQAPRPPFMNPFEDSYNPEQPQFDRTPVWMRLGNGRPPHPLPARGGFHPIMGLRSRELLPVTPNQTQLTVRVPGMSAPPPTVPTMPDRVVIHPDATNNTPVPPQEQPPQQQQPSSGVPQPGVAQAPSSVNHTAPVKNRLGFPRKFSDTLELKRIPRDLNNIAKLNEHFQRFGSITNIQVCAFGDPEAALVQFSHHSEAKAAHSCPDAVLGNRFIRVFWHNPDRQQNNKAPTEPKAKPTMFQSGKTTFSKTSKVSPVLVPTGPPMNKRQQELQKQEAIKKKLEIQKQKQELLNKQIKEQKLLISKLEKKNLSAAEKDMIVKTVKSLSSNIEALKKEVELAAMAAKSKESPSQARQIAQKAILDQELDLITHQNTGEDTTELKKKVEELKQEAKSLGLLDPPTKGRGRGVVRGRGRGTPVRSRPLPRTTRVWTRDSASLDHRPRRISVGEITTEQKEDITEHFKEFGIVDNEEYIDDKETLNLTFRTRKEAEIAFNKGKTFKGRALKVSWYRPPLTPTSPATAIPTTPTTPTVLKKVEEELGLDIDAELGKHEFDADADEALLLGEDFDEEDEEEDERSWKR is encoded by the exons ATGCAGATTAAGAGCGTGGAAGCCTTGAAAACTTGGTTAACGACTCGTTTGGAGTCAGT TTGTGATGCTGATCCAGCTGCTTTAGCTAAATATGTTGTGGCTTTGGTAAAAAAGGACAAGCCCGTGGAAGAACTCAAGGAGATTTGCATTGACCAGTTAGAAGTATTCCTTTCTGATG AAACTGCCAAATTTGTAAATGAGTTGTTTGAAGCACTTACAAACTCTGCGTACCTACCTCAGACACTCATAGAACCAAGTCCTCCTCCAGTTCCTGTTCCTACCTCAGTACTTTCTCCGCAGCCAACACCTACAACTACGACAACACAGGAAAAACCACGGAAAACATCATTATCAGAAGATGTTTTAACAACAAGAGTACTGGCAGAA cctgatgatgatgatagagATTTCAAacgaacaagaagaacaacagAGAGTAATGATCGTAGCATTGGTGGAGGCAGTTCTATTGTGACAACCACTGGCGATAGATCTCGTAAACGAAGAGCAGATGAGGAAAGAAGCAGAGGTGACCTTGTAAAGATTCCAAGAGAGGAACTAAGTGGAGTAAGGAGAGGGGATTCGGAACCCAGAGATGATCAGGCACCTAAAAACAGGCCTGATTCTGCACCTTTTGACAATGTAACTTACCCCATTCCTAGTTCACTGCATCGTGACAGGGGTAACAGGTACGGTCAAGATGCTCAGGATTTACGAATGGGTATGCACCCTCATGAGGACTCTAGAGGCAGACATGGCAGCCCAACCAGGGATCGCAGAGGTGGAAGGATGCGCAACTTTCATGACCGAGACCGGGACCGATACAGAGATGACCGACTGCGACGTGAAAGAAGGGATGATAGGGAGAGGGGTATGGGGAGGAAGTCTCGTTGCCGTGACTATGatg AAAAAGGATTTTGTATGCGAGGGGAGCTGTGTCCTTTTGACCATGGTAATGATCCTGTGGTGGTACAAGATATGCTACCTCCAGGGATGTTAGGATTCCCTGCATCCACTGGGCCTCCTTTCCTTCCTGATGGCCAACCAATCCCCACGGCAGCACTACCAGGGAATGCTGGCCCTATCCCTGGGAATTATCCTCCTCCAAACTCCCAACCGCCACCCCCTGGGACATCAGGCACATTACCTAATGATGGTCCCAAATCCAAAGGTGCTCAGGAAGGTCCTGATACAACTGTACCTGTGAGTGGCCCAAGACCCTCAGCCCCAGCCGTCATGGTACCTCCACGCAGTCAAGCACCTGTTATGCCACCCCATGCTGTTCATATGATGCAGCAACCAATGCTACGGGGGCAGGCACCCCGCCCTCCATTTATGAATCCATTTGAAG aTTCCTACAATCCAGAGCAGCCACAGTTTGACCGCACCCCTGTGTGGATGAGGTTGGGTAATGGCCGTCCTCCTCATCCCCTTCCTGCCCGCGGAGGTTTTCATCCCATCATGGGTTTACGATCAAGAGAGCTATTGCCCGTcactcccaatcaaactcaacttACTGTTCGAG TCCCTGGTATGTCTGCCCCACCTCCAACAGTACCCACCATGCCTGACAGAGTAGTCATCCACCCAGATGCAACAAACAACACCCCTGTACCACCCCAAGAGCAACCACCGCAACAACAGCAGCCGTCCTCAGGTGTACCCCAGCCGGGTGTGGCACAAGCTCCCAGCTCTGTTAATCACACCGCCCCTGTCAAAAACAGACTTGGGTTTCCAAGAAAATTCAGTGATACATTAGAGTTGAAAAGGATTCCTCGTGACCTGAACAACATTGCCAAGTTGAATGAGCATTTTCAAAGATTTGGTTCTATCACTAATATTCAG GTCTGTGCATTTGGAGATCCTGAAGCTGCGTTGGTACAGTTTTCACATCACAGTGAAGCTAAAGCTGCTCACTCTTGTCCTGATGCTGTCCTTGGTAACCGGTTTATCCGAGTGTTCTGGCACAATCCTGACAGACAACAGAACAATAAG GCTCCTACAGAACCCAAAGCCAAACCAACTATGTTTCAAAGTGGGAAGACAACATTCTCAAAGACGTCAAAAGTTTCACCTGTCCTTGTACCAACTGGACCACCAATGAACAAGAGACAGCAAGAGCTTCAAAAGCAG gaggcaataaaaaagaaactggaaattcagaaacaaaaacaagaactaCTCAATAAACAGATCAAAGAACAGAAG CTTTTAATCTCCAAACTTGAAAAGAAGAATCTTAGTGCTGCAGAGAAAGATATGATAGTGAAG ACGGTAAAATCTCTAAGTTCAAACATTGAAGCACTGAAGAAGGAAGTTGAGTTAGCAGCTATGGCAGCAAAATCCAAAGAAAGTCCCTCACAGGCCAGACAGATT gcccAGAAAGCAATTCTTGACCAGGAGCTTGACCTGATAACACATCAGAATACTGGGGAAGACACAacagaactgaagaaaaaagttgaagaaCTAAAGCAAGAG GCAAAATCTCTTGGCTTGCTGGATCCACCCACAAAGGGACGAGGAAGAGGAGTTGTAAGAGGACGTGGCAGAGGAACACCAGTGAGAAGCAGACCACTTCCAAGAACAACACGGGTGTGGACAAGAGACAGTGCTTCATTGGACCATCGACCGAGGCGGATCAGTGTTGGAGAAATAACAACTGAACAGAAGGAAGATATTACAGAGCACTTTAAA GAATTCGGTATTGTTGACAATGAAGAATATATTGATGATAAGGAAACTCTCAACTTGACTTTTAGGACAAGAAAAGAAGCCGAAATT gcCTTCAATAAAGGCAAGACATTCAAAGGCAGAGCCTTGAAGGTGTCTTGGTATCGACCTCCATTGACGCCTACATCACCTGCAACAGCAATACCAACTACACCTACGACTCCTACAGTGCTCAAGAAAGTAGAGGAAGAGTTAGGACTGGATATTGATGCTGAACTG GGAAAACATGAATTTGATGCGGATGCAGACGAAGCTTTGCTTCTTGGAGAAGATTTTGATGAAGAggatgaagaagaagatgaaCGATCGTGGAAAAGATAG
- the LOC140947329 gene encoding RNA-binding protein 26-like isoform X2: MMAKICDADPAALAKYVVALVKKDKPVEELKEICIDQLEVFLSDETAKFVNELFEALTNSAYLPQTLIEPSPPPVPVPTSVLSPQPTPTTTTTQEKPRKTSLSEDVLTTRVLAEPDDDDRDFKRTRRTTESNDRSIGGGSSIVTTTGDRSRKRRADEERSRGDLVKIPREELSGVRRGDSEPRDDQAPKNRPDSAPFDNVTYPIPSSLHRDRGNRYGQDAQDLRMGMHPHEDSRGRHGSPTRDRRGGRMRNFHDRDRDRYRDDRLRRERRDDRERGMGRKSRCRDYDEKGFCMRGELCPFDHGNDPVVVQDMLPPGMLGFPASTGPPFLPDGQPIPTAALPGNAGPIPGNYPPPNSQPPPPGTSGTLPNDGPKSKGAQEGPDTTVPVSGPRPSAPAVMVPPRSQAPVMPPHAVHMMQQPMLRGQAPRPPFMNPFEDSYNPEQPQFDRTPVWMRLGNGRPPHPLPARGGFHPIMGLRSRELLPVTPNQTQLTVRVPGMSAPPPTVPTMPDRVVIHPDATNNTPVPPQEQPPQQQQPSSGVPQPGVAQAPSSVNHTAPVKNRLGFPRKFSDTLELKRIPRDLNNIAKLNEHFQRFGSITNIQVCAFGDPEAALVQFSHHSEAKAAHSCPDAVLGNRFIRVFWHNPDRQQNNKDGHSNQGATASSGNTEPVKAESTTTEDANKAPTEPKAKPTMFQSGKTTFSKTSKVSPVLVPTGPPMNKRQQELQKQEAIKKKLEIQKQKQELLNKQIKEQKLLISKLEKKNLSAAEKDMIVKTVKSLSSNIEALKKEVELAAMAAKSKESPSQARQIAQKAILDQELDLITHQNTGEDTTELKKKVEELKQEAKSLGLLDPPTKGRGRGVVRGRGRGTPVRSRPLPRTTRVWTRDSASLDHRPRRISVGEITTEQKEDITEHFKEFGIVDNEEYIDDKETLNLTFRTRKEAEIAFNKGKTFKGRALKVSWYRPPLTPTSPATAIPTTPTTPTVLKKVEEELGLDIDAELGKHEFDADADEALLLGEDFDEEDEEEDERSWKR; this comes from the exons ATGATGGCAAAGAT TTGTGATGCTGATCCAGCTGCTTTAGCTAAATATGTTGTGGCTTTGGTAAAAAAGGACAAGCCCGTGGAAGAACTCAAGGAGATTTGCATTGACCAGTTAGAAGTATTCCTTTCTGATG AAACTGCCAAATTTGTAAATGAGTTGTTTGAAGCACTTACAAACTCTGCGTACCTACCTCAGACACTCATAGAACCAAGTCCTCCTCCAGTTCCTGTTCCTACCTCAGTACTTTCTCCGCAGCCAACACCTACAACTACGACAACACAGGAAAAACCACGGAAAACATCATTATCAGAAGATGTTTTAACAACAAGAGTACTGGCAGAA cctgatgatgatgatagagATTTCAAacgaacaagaagaacaacagAGAGTAATGATCGTAGCATTGGTGGAGGCAGTTCTATTGTGACAACCACTGGCGATAGATCTCGTAAACGAAGAGCAGATGAGGAAAGAAGCAGAGGTGACCTTGTAAAGATTCCAAGAGAGGAACTAAGTGGAGTAAGGAGAGGGGATTCGGAACCCAGAGATGATCAGGCACCTAAAAACAGGCCTGATTCTGCACCTTTTGACAATGTAACTTACCCCATTCCTAGTTCACTGCATCGTGACAGGGGTAACAGGTACGGTCAAGATGCTCAGGATTTACGAATGGGTATGCACCCTCATGAGGACTCTAGAGGCAGACATGGCAGCCCAACCAGGGATCGCAGAGGTGGAAGGATGCGCAACTTTCATGACCGAGACCGGGACCGATACAGAGATGACCGACTGCGACGTGAAAGAAGGGATGATAGGGAGAGGGGTATGGGGAGGAAGTCTCGTTGCCGTGACTATGatg AAAAAGGATTTTGTATGCGAGGGGAGCTGTGTCCTTTTGACCATGGTAATGATCCTGTGGTGGTACAAGATATGCTACCTCCAGGGATGTTAGGATTCCCTGCATCCACTGGGCCTCCTTTCCTTCCTGATGGCCAACCAATCCCCACGGCAGCACTACCAGGGAATGCTGGCCCTATCCCTGGGAATTATCCTCCTCCAAACTCCCAACCGCCACCCCCTGGGACATCAGGCACATTACCTAATGATGGTCCCAAATCCAAAGGTGCTCAGGAAGGTCCTGATACAACTGTACCTGTGAGTGGCCCAAGACCCTCAGCCCCAGCCGTCATGGTACCTCCACGCAGTCAAGCACCTGTTATGCCACCCCATGCTGTTCATATGATGCAGCAACCAATGCTACGGGGGCAGGCACCCCGCCCTCCATTTATGAATCCATTTGAAG aTTCCTACAATCCAGAGCAGCCACAGTTTGACCGCACCCCTGTGTGGATGAGGTTGGGTAATGGCCGTCCTCCTCATCCCCTTCCTGCCCGCGGAGGTTTTCATCCCATCATGGGTTTACGATCAAGAGAGCTATTGCCCGTcactcccaatcaaactcaacttACTGTTCGAG TCCCTGGTATGTCTGCCCCACCTCCAACAGTACCCACCATGCCTGACAGAGTAGTCATCCACCCAGATGCAACAAACAACACCCCTGTACCACCCCAAGAGCAACCACCGCAACAACAGCAGCCGTCCTCAGGTGTACCCCAGCCGGGTGTGGCACAAGCTCCCAGCTCTGTTAATCACACCGCCCCTGTCAAAAACAGACTTGGGTTTCCAAGAAAATTCAGTGATACATTAGAGTTGAAAAGGATTCCTCGTGACCTGAACAACATTGCCAAGTTGAATGAGCATTTTCAAAGATTTGGTTCTATCACTAATATTCAG GTCTGTGCATTTGGAGATCCTGAAGCTGCGTTGGTACAGTTTTCACATCACAGTGAAGCTAAAGCTGCTCACTCTTGTCCTGATGCTGTCCTTGGTAACCGGTTTATCCGAGTGTTCTGGCACAATCCTGACAGACAACAGAACAATAAG GATGGACATTCAAATCAAGGAGCCACAGCCAGTAGTGGTAATACAGAACCAGTCAAAGCTGAATCAACTACAACAGAGGATGCCAACAAG GCTCCTACAGAACCCAAAGCCAAACCAACTATGTTTCAAAGTGGGAAGACAACATTCTCAAAGACGTCAAAAGTTTCACCTGTCCTTGTACCAACTGGACCACCAATGAACAAGAGACAGCAAGAGCTTCAAAAGCAG gaggcaataaaaaagaaactggaaattcagaaacaaaaacaagaactaCTCAATAAACAGATCAAAGAACAGAAG CTTTTAATCTCCAAACTTGAAAAGAAGAATCTTAGTGCTGCAGAGAAAGATATGATAGTGAAG ACGGTAAAATCTCTAAGTTCAAACATTGAAGCACTGAAGAAGGAAGTTGAGTTAGCAGCTATGGCAGCAAAATCCAAAGAAAGTCCCTCACAGGCCAGACAGATT gcccAGAAAGCAATTCTTGACCAGGAGCTTGACCTGATAACACATCAGAATACTGGGGAAGACACAacagaactgaagaaaaaagttgaagaaCTAAAGCAAGAG GCAAAATCTCTTGGCTTGCTGGATCCACCCACAAAGGGACGAGGAAGAGGAGTTGTAAGAGGACGTGGCAGAGGAACACCAGTGAGAAGCAGACCACTTCCAAGAACAACACGGGTGTGGACAAGAGACAGTGCTTCATTGGACCATCGACCGAGGCGGATCAGTGTTGGAGAAATAACAACTGAACAGAAGGAAGATATTACAGAGCACTTTAAA GAATTCGGTATTGTTGACAATGAAGAATATATTGATGATAAGGAAACTCTCAACTTGACTTTTAGGACAAGAAAAGAAGCCGAAATT gcCTTCAATAAAGGCAAGACATTCAAAGGCAGAGCCTTGAAGGTGTCTTGGTATCGACCTCCATTGACGCCTACATCACCTGCAACAGCAATACCAACTACACCTACGACTCCTACAGTGCTCAAGAAAGTAGAGGAAGAGTTAGGACTGGATATTGATGCTGAACTG GGAAAACATGAATTTGATGCGGATGCAGACGAAGCTTTGCTTCTTGGAGAAGATTTTGATGAAGAggatgaagaagaagatgaaCGATCGTGGAAAAGATAG